One part of the Lycium ferocissimum isolate CSIRO_LF1 chromosome 8, AGI_CSIRO_Lferr_CH_V1, whole genome shotgun sequence genome encodes these proteins:
- the LOC132066564 gene encoding uncharacterized protein LOC132066564, whose product MPDIPKYDGMTDPQEHVTSYTRAIKGNDIEEDEIESVLLKKFRETLSKGALTWYDHLPEHSITSFEILADAFIKAHAGDKKVQSRKADILRITQRDDELLREFVNRFQRERMELPPVMEEWAAQAFTKGLNPRSSTASFKLKENLLEYEAVTWADVHNRYESKIQDTFDVLRKYNMKLNPEKCAFGVQSGKFLGFMVSNRGIEINSDKIKTIEDIEVVNNVKAVQTEQKDSSSKPIHLEVIE is encoded by the exons atgccggATATTCCGAAATACGATGGCATGACTGACCCGCAGGAACATGTGACTTCGTACACtcgtgccataaaaggcaacgatatcgaagaagatgaaattgaaTCGGTGTTGTTGAAAAAATTCAGAGAAACACTCTCGAAAGGGGCGCTAACTTGGTATGACCACCTGCCTGAGCATTCTATCACTTCTTTCGAGATACTCGCAGATGCGTTTATAAAAGCTCATGCCGGGGACAAAAAGGTGCAGTCGAGAAAGGCGGATATCTTGAGAATCACCCAAAGAGATGATGAATTATTACGAGAGTTTGTCAACCGcttccaaagggaacggatggaactGCCCCCGGTTATGGAGGAATGGGCAGCGCAAGCTTTCACCAAGGGTCTCAATCCCCGAAGCTCGACTGCCTCATTCAAATTGAAGGAGAATTTGTTGGAATACGAGGCTGTAACCTGGGCAGATGTCCATAATAGGTACGAATCTAAGATTCAG gataCCTTTGACGTACTtcgcaaatacaacatgaagctgaatcCGGAGAAGTGCGCATTCGGGGTCCAATCTGGCAAATTCTTAGGCTTCATGGTATCAAATCGGGGGATAGAAATTAACTCGGACAAGATCAAGACTATTGAAGATATCGAAGTAGTGAACAATGTCAAGGCTGTGCAAACTGAACAGAAGGATAGCAGCTCTAAGCCAATTCATCTCGAGGTCATCGAATAA